Proteins from a single region of Equus asinus isolate D_3611 breed Donkey chromosome 17, EquAss-T2T_v2, whole genome shotgun sequence:
- the LOC139039655 gene encoding olfactory receptor 8J3-like, translating to MAPGNFTQVMEFILTGVSDRPDLQIPLFFVFLVIYGLTVAGNLSIITLTSIDFQLQTPMYFFLRHLAIINFGNSTVIAPKMLINFLVKKKTTFYYECATQLGLFLVFIVAEVFMLAVMAYDRYVAICNPLLYVVVVSRQICLLLVSLTYLYSFSTAVVASSSVFSVSYCSSNVINHYFCDTVPLLALSCSDTYFPETVVFISAATNLVFSMTVVLISYSNIVLSILRIRSSEGRKKGFSTCASHMMAVTVFYGTLLFMYAQPQTNHSMDTDKMASVFYTLVIPMLNPIIYSLWNKDVKAALKRFLTNPCSLK from the coding sequence ATGGCTCCTGGAAATTTCACCCAGGTCATGGAGTTTATTCTCACAGGTGTCTCAGACCGTCCAGACCTCCAGATTCcactcttctttgttttcctggtcATCTATGGACTGACTGTGGCAGGGAACCTGAGCATCATCACTCTCACCAGTATTGACTTTCAACTTCAGacccccatgtatttcttcctccgACATTTAGCTATCATAAATTTTGGCAATTCTACAGTCATTGCCCCTAAAATGCTAATCAATTTTTTAGTAAAGAAGAAAACCACATTCTACTATGAATGTGCCACCCAACTTGGGTTGTTCTTGGTTTTCATTGTAGCTGAGGTCTTCATGTTagctgtgatggcctatgaccgctatgtggccatctgcaatcCCCTGCTCTACGTGGTGGTGGTATCTCGTCAGATCTGCCTTCTGCTGGTATCCCTCACGTACCTCTATAGCTTTTCCACAGCTGTGGTGGCTTCATCTTCTGTATTCTCTGTGTCTTATTGCTCTTCCAATGTCATCAATCATTATTTCTGTGATACTGTCCCTCTGTTAGCATTGTCCTGCTCAGATACTTACTTTCCAGAAACAGTAGTGTTTATATCTGCAGCTACAAATTTGGTTTTTTCCATGACTGTAGTTCTCATATCCTATTCCAACATCGTCTTGTCCATTCTAAGGATACGTTcctcagaaggaagaaaaaaaggctttTCCACATGTGCTTCACATATGATGGCAGTCACAGTTTTCTATGGGACACTACTATTCATGTATGCGCAGCCTCAAACTAACCATTCAATGGATACTGATAAAATGGCTTCTGTGTTTTATACACTGGTGATCCCCATGCTGAATCCCATCATCTACAGCCTGTGGAATAAGGATGTGAAGGCTGCCTTAAAGAGATTTCTGACAAATCCAtgttctttgaaataa
- the LOC106835863 gene encoding olfactory receptor-like protein OLF1 produces the protein MEFMSGNYTLVTEFILLGFPTRPELQSVLFLMFLTLYGLILMGNIGLMMLIRTDLHLQTPMYFSLSNLSFVDFCYSSVIVPKMLVNFLSESKSIFYYGCALQFYFASTFADTESFILAAMAYDRYVAFCNPLLYTVVMCWSICIWLVSLSYVGGNMSSLVHTSFAFILKYCDKNIINHFFCDLLPLLKLSCTDTSINEWLLATYGSSVEIICFMIIIISYFFILLSVLKIRSSSGRKKTISTCASHLTSVAIYQGTPLFIYSRPSYLYSPNTDKIISVVYTIFIPVLNPLIYTLRNKDVKDAAKKAIRSKVDSS, from the coding sequence ATGGAATTTATGAGTGGAAACTACACCTTAGTGACTGAGTTTATTCTATTAGGGTTTCCAACTCGCCCTGAACTGCAGAGTGTCCTATTCCTTATGTTTCTGACATTATATGGTTTGATTCTAATGGGGAACATTGGATTGATGATGTTAATCAGGACCGATCTGCACCTTCAAACCCCCATGTATTTTTCTCTTAGCAACCTATCCTTTGTAGACTTTTGTTATTCCTCAGTCATTGTTCCCAAAATGCTGGTCAATTTCCTCTCAGAGAGCAAATCCATTTTCTATTATGGCTGTGCCCTGCAGTTTTATTTTGCCTCTACTTTTGCAGACACAGAATCCTTTATATTGGCTGCCATGGCATATGATCGCTATGTGGCCTTCTGTAACCCTTTACTCTACACAGTTGTGATGTGTTGGAGTATCTGTATATGGCTGGTTAGCTTGTCATATGTTGGAGGCAACATGAGCTCCCTAGTTCACACATCCTTTGCATTTATTCTGAAATACTGTGATAAAAATATCATCAACCATTTTTTCTGTGACCTCCTTCCCCTGCTTAAGCTATCCTGCACAGACACATCAATTAATGAATGGCTTCTTGCCACGTATGGCAGCTCAGTGGAAATTATCTGtttcatgatcatcatcatctcctactttttcattcttctctcagTCTTAAAGATCAGATCTTCCAGTGGGAGGAAGAAAACCATCTCTACGTGTGCATCTCACCTGACTTCTGTGGCCATCTATCAGGGGACTCCTCTCTTCATTTACTCACGACCCAGCTACCTCTACTCTCCCAACACTGATAAAATTATCTCAGTGGTCTACACCATTTTCATCCCAGTGCTGAATCCACTGATTTatactttgagaaataaagaTGTAAAAGATGCAGCTAAGAAAGCCATAAGATCAAAGGTGGATTCCTCATGA